One window of the Petroclostridium xylanilyticum genome contains the following:
- a CDS encoding MoaD/ThiS family protein: protein MVNITVNFYPPFSYYTKKKQAEITLQDGTRFIGLLKQLINTFPELVEMVPDLNDEYIFYNNVFPVINNNLVSLDETLHNGDTIDLFGSISGG, encoded by the coding sequence ATGGTTAATATTACTGTGAATTTTTATCCTCCATTTTCGTATTATACAAAGAAAAAGCAGGCAGAAATTACACTGCAAGATGGTACTAGATTTATAGGCTTGCTTAAGCAGTTGATAAATACCTTTCCAGAATTGGTAGAAATGGTTCCGGATTTGAATGATGAATACATATTCTACAATAATGTTTTTCCTGTAATTAATAATAATTTGGTAAGTCTAGATGAAACATTACACAACGGAGATACTATTGACTTATTCGGATCAATAAGTGGAGGGTAA
- a CDS encoding aldehyde ferredoxin oxidoreductase family protein, translated as MKGYMGKILRIDLKNNAIWHEPLEEKKARMFIGGSGLGAKYLLDECDPNVDPLSPGNPLIIMTGPFCGTKVPTSGRHAVVTKSPLTGIFAESDVGGTWGYKFKKSGFDGIIIKEKASKPVYIWIDDGKVEIHDASNLWGKDTREVDAILRQQYGDDIEVMSIGVAGEKLVRFAAMITDGKDARAAGRCGVGAVMGSKNLKAIVVRGTMDVEVYDDALLSKSIKEISPKIVKSSAGMNKYGTASGVIGHESYGNFPVKNWTQGRWPEGAEKISGQKMAETILTGNYRCKNCIIGCGRKIKIESGPYAGVDGAGPEYETLGTLGSLCLIDNLEAIAYANELCNKFGMDTISAGGVIAFAMEAFEKGIITEKDTGGLELKFGNHEAMIEMIKQIANREGLGRLLGEGVRLAAEEMGGLAREFAMHVKGLEFPAHDPRAFNGLALSYATSNRGACHLAAFSHGFERALPMPELGYDKPHDRLTVEGKGEFIAKMQNVSGMYDSLKLCKFMWSNGMELHRLVEWVYAVTGWDYSFEEFMETGERIYNIKRLFNVKCGISRKDDTLPPRSLAQKRQGENVAVNLPHLGKMLSDYYEYRGWSEEGIPTEETLQKLSLI; from the coding sequence ATGAAAGGGTACATGGGTAAGATTCTAAGAATAGACCTAAAGAATAATGCTATTTGGCATGAACCACTGGAGGAGAAGAAAGCCAGAATGTTTATTGGAGGAAGCGGGTTAGGAGCAAAATACCTTCTAGATGAATGTGATCCAAACGTAGATCCTCTTAGTCCCGGGAATCCATTAATTATTATGACTGGCCCTTTCTGTGGTACCAAAGTTCCAACCTCAGGGCGGCATGCAGTTGTGACAAAGTCGCCGCTAACCGGAATTTTTGCGGAATCCGACGTTGGAGGTACCTGGGGATATAAATTTAAGAAATCAGGTTTCGACGGTATTATTATTAAAGAAAAAGCATCAAAGCCAGTGTATATATGGATAGACGATGGAAAAGTAGAAATACATGATGCATCAAATTTATGGGGAAAAGATACTAGAGAAGTAGATGCTATCTTAAGACAACAGTATGGTGATGATATAGAAGTGATGAGCATAGGTGTAGCCGGAGAAAAACTTGTAAGGTTTGCAGCTATGATTACAGACGGAAAAGATGCGCGTGCTGCCGGCAGGTGCGGTGTTGGTGCAGTAATGGGGTCTAAAAACCTCAAAGCTATTGTCGTTAGAGGGACAATGGATGTAGAAGTGTATGATGATGCTTTACTTAGTAAATCCATAAAAGAGATCTCTCCTAAGATTGTAAAATCCAGTGCAGGAATGAACAAATATGGTACAGCAAGTGGTGTTATAGGACATGAAAGTTATGGTAATTTTCCTGTGAAGAATTGGACCCAAGGCAGATGGCCTGAAGGAGCAGAGAAGATTTCCGGTCAGAAGATGGCAGAAACTATTTTGACTGGAAACTATCGCTGTAAAAATTGTATAATCGGATGCGGAAGAAAAATAAAGATAGAATCCGGTCCATATGCCGGAGTAGACGGGGCAGGTCCAGAATATGAAACACTGGGTACCCTCGGCAGTTTATGTCTTATAGATAACCTGGAAGCTATTGCCTATGCCAATGAGTTATGTAATAAGTTTGGTATGGACACCATATCTGCAGGCGGCGTCATTGCCTTTGCGATGGAAGCATTTGAAAAAGGCATTATAACAGAAAAAGACACGGGTGGACTTGAACTGAAATTCGGAAACCATGAAGCTATGATTGAAATGATAAAACAGATTGCTAATCGCGAAGGGCTTGGCCGCTTACTAGGAGAAGGAGTAAGATTAGCTGCTGAAGAGATGGGGGGTTTGGCAAGGGAATTTGCAATGCATGTAAAAGGGTTGGAATTTCCTGCGCATGACCCAAGGGCCTTTAACGGCTTAGCGTTGTCCTATGCTACATCCAATAGGGGAGCATGTCACTTAGCTGCATTCTCTCACGGTTTTGAAAGAGCTTTGCCTATGCCTGAACTGGGTTATGACAAACCACATGATAGACTTACAGTTGAAGGAAAAGGTGAGTTTATTGCGAAAATGCAGAATGTATCCGGCATGTATGACTCCTTAAAGCTTTGTAAGTTCATGTGGAGCAATGGGATGGAGTTACATCGTCTAGTTGAATGGGTTTATGCGGTTACTGGATGGGATTATTCTTTTGAAGAGTTTATGGAAACAGGCGAGAGAATATACAATATAAAGCGGCTTTTCAATGTGAAATGTGGCATCAGCAGAAAGGATGATACCCTCCCACCAAGAAGTTTAGCACAAAAACGTCAAGGAGAAAACGTTGCAGTAAATCTGCCTCATTTAGGAAAGATGTTGAGCGATTATTATGAATATAGAGGTTGGTCAGAAGAGGGTATACCGACCGAAGAAACATTGCAAAAACTTAGCTTAATATAA
- a CDS encoding Ldh family oxidoreductase has protein sequence MSNEQVLNIDSESLRDYCIKLLNKEGVPEEEAFYMADSLVVANLRGVDSHGVSRMPIYMKRLREGLVNRKCSFEVQNEAPGSMLVDAQNSLGPVVGVKVMERAIEKAKESGSVMVGVKNSNHYGTASYFSMLALKENMIGISASNAPSTMAPWGGIKPFLGTNPFSFAIPTGNEKPIVIDMATSVVARGKIILAAKNGQKIPEGWAINKEGEVTTDAEEALVGSVLPFAGPKGYAISLLIDILAGILSGGPYGPHINNLYENFKDPQCVGHFFGVINIEKFIPVENFKSMVDRMIREIKGAPKGKNTKEIFLPGEIEYNIQTKRLQEGIPITIPVLDDLKELGEIYSVPFTVKVVNNG, from the coding sequence TTGAGTAATGAACAAGTATTAAATATTGATTCTGAGTCATTAAGAGATTACTGCATAAAGCTGCTTAATAAAGAAGGTGTACCTGAAGAAGAAGCTTTTTACATGGCTGACAGTCTTGTGGTAGCGAATTTAAGAGGGGTAGATTCTCATGGTGTAAGCAGAATGCCTATATACATGAAACGATTAAGAGAAGGACTTGTAAATAGAAAGTGCAGCTTCGAAGTACAGAATGAAGCTCCGGGTTCCATGCTGGTAGATGCTCAAAATAGCCTTGGGCCAGTAGTAGGGGTAAAAGTAATGGAGCGGGCAATTGAAAAGGCTAAAGAAAGTGGTTCTGTGATGGTTGGCGTAAAGAACTCAAACCATTATGGTACAGCCTCCTACTTTTCGATGTTGGCCTTAAAAGAAAATATGATTGGAATATCAGCTTCCAATGCACCATCAACAATGGCTCCATGGGGAGGTATAAAGCCTTTCTTGGGGACAAATCCCTTTTCATTCGCGATTCCTACTGGAAATGAAAAACCTATTGTTATCGATATGGCAACAAGTGTTGTCGCAAGAGGGAAAATTATACTGGCTGCAAAGAATGGACAAAAGATTCCTGAGGGATGGGCAATTAATAAGGAAGGAGAAGTAACTACTGATGCAGAAGAAGCTCTGGTAGGTTCTGTTCTGCCATTCGCCGGACCGAAAGGCTACGCAATCTCACTTTTAATCGATATCTTAGCAGGAATTTTATCGGGGGGACCATACGGGCCTCACATTAACAACTTATATGAGAATTTTAAGGATCCACAATGTGTAGGACACTTTTTCGGAGTTATAAACATTGAAAAGTTCATTCCCGTAGAAAACTTTAAATCAATGGTTGATAGAATGATAAGAGAAATTAAGGGTGCACCAAAAGGTAAAAACACAAAAGAAATATTCTTACCAGGAGAGATTGAATACAATATTCAGACCAAACGGCTTCAAGAAGGTATCCCAATTACAATACCAGTTTTAGATGATCTAAAGGAACTTGGGGAAATATATTCTGTACCATTCACAGTGAAGGTGGTCAATAATGGTTAA
- a CDS encoding iron-containing alcohol dehydrogenase gives MLYTYKMPTELFFGRGTAGKVGEKVLELGGKKALVVTDKGVLGAGLLGGIEESLKNSNVPYVIFDEVESDPSIETVAKGTEVLKESGCDIVIGIGGGSSMDAAKAVATMATNPGKIFDYIGIDKVKNKALPIIAIPTTSGTGSEATYWSVLTDKKTKFKTGVGGWALMPTLAIVDPLLTKTLPPKVTAFTGMDALTHAMESYVCKATQPVSEGLAIHAMKLIARSLRKAVANGDDIDAREDMIMGSLIAAMAFNVTRLGLAHALVSPLGANFNVPHGLGNAILLPHVMEFNIMAVPEKFIEIAKIFGENVDNLPQMEAAYKSVEAVKKLMKDIGITQGLEDFGVTEESLRPIAEEAYKSGNVTVNPRKSTVQDLIDITRKAMKGIK, from the coding sequence ATGTTATACACTTACAAAATGCCTACAGAATTATTTTTTGGTAGAGGTACTGCAGGTAAAGTAGGAGAGAAAGTCTTAGAATTAGGAGGAAAAAAAGCACTTGTTGTAACAGACAAAGGGGTGTTAGGGGCTGGGCTTCTTGGTGGTATAGAAGAATCTCTCAAAAATTCTAACGTTCCTTATGTGATATTTGATGAAGTAGAGTCAGACCCAAGTATTGAAACTGTAGCCAAAGGAACAGAAGTATTAAAAGAATCAGGGTGTGACATTGTAATAGGTATTGGCGGCGGAAGTTCCATGGACGCTGCGAAAGCAGTTGCCACCATGGCTACAAATCCAGGAAAGATCTTTGATTACATCGGTATAGATAAAGTGAAAAACAAGGCACTACCTATCATCGCAATACCAACTACTTCAGGAACAGGCAGCGAAGCTACTTATTGGTCAGTACTTACTGATAAGAAAACAAAATTCAAAACCGGTGTTGGTGGATGGGCACTCATGCCTACGCTGGCTATTGTAGATCCGCTTCTTACTAAAACATTACCACCAAAAGTTACCGCTTTCACAGGAATGGATGCGTTAACGCATGCAATGGAATCATATGTATGTAAGGCTACTCAACCGGTATCTGAAGGATTGGCTATTCATGCAATGAAACTAATAGCAAGAAGCCTTAGAAAAGCCGTAGCGAATGGTGATGACATTGATGCAAGAGAAGATATGATTATGGGAAGCCTGATTGCGGCAATGGCATTCAATGTTACTCGTCTTGGTTTGGCCCATGCGTTGGTTTCACCTCTGGGAGCAAACTTTAATGTGCCTCATGGATTAGGAAATGCAATACTATTACCACATGTAATGGAATTTAATATTATGGCTGTACCGGAGAAGTTTATAGAGATAGCAAAAATATTTGGAGAAAATGTTGATAACCTGCCTCAGATGGAAGCAGCTTATAAGTCTGTAGAAGCAGTAAAGAAACTCATGAAGGATATAGGCATAACCCAAGGACTGGAAGATTTCGGAGTAACAGAAGAAAGCTTAAGGCCTATCGCTGAAGAAGCATACAAGAGTGGAAATGTAACTGTAAATCCAAGAAAATCAACAGTTCAAGACCTTATAGATATTACTAGAAAAGCTATGAAAGGAATTAAATGA